The Hippoglossus hippoglossus isolate fHipHip1 chromosome 19, fHipHip1.pri, whole genome shotgun sequence genome has a segment encoding these proteins:
- the foxj1b gene encoding forkhead box protein J1-B: MPVLTSPDIANKFKEKWLAVFPEDQGAGTDSAPLDDSLTSLHWLQNFSILSADPERPSGAAGPGCPSSQQHLFLKRLGFPRGGADSPSSPPAGDTASTGMPLYLGSPVTSGSDSTAAPRLFASCALSTSGYPQIPIQASPPVEVDYKSNPKVKPPYSYASLICMAMQASKQPKVTLSTIYNWITANFCYYRHAEPSWQNSIRHNLSLNKCFKKVPRQKDEPGKGGFWQIDPQYADMFVNGIFKRRRMSANQYNGIDSSSGGTQRQSKLDQGYHSTQNGCPYQGVGGKRKHLSSKISNHVMRVTESPLLATEAHKADILRGDFDLASVFDDVLSGDCSNFDDLDINTALSSLGCDMEVSMQGRQHSAVRWCGAGDLLGQSQHLSHHQSYGYMDLSGAAMECAANLGELHVPLSQHAQRQQLAPQLDQDQLLQSQHHLQQFDEPATLFPEPPEEAMLQPWEEIKEEAQAIPLSLDQGFGLCDGFFTEMQPWERVEAYL; the protein is encoded by the exons ATGCCGGTCCTGACGAGCCCCGACATCGCCAACAAGTTTAAGGAGAAATGGCTGGCGGTCTTCCCGGAGGATCAGGGCGCGGGGACGGACTCTGCCCCGCTGGACGACAGCCTCACCAGCCTCCACTGGCTCCAGAATTTCTCCATCCTCAGCGCGGACCCGGAGCGACCCAGCGGCGCGGCAGGTCCGGGCTGTCCGTCCTCCCAGCAGCACCTCTTCCTGAAGAGGCTCGGCTTCCCCAGGGGAGGCGCCGACTCTCCGTCCAGCCCTCCGGCCGGGGACACCGCCTCCACCGGGATGCCTCTGTACCTCGGGAGCCCCGTCACCTCCGGCAGCGACTCCACCGCGGCGCCGCGGTTGTTCGCCAGTTGCGCGCTCTCCACCTCCGGGTACCCGCAGATCCCCATCCAGGCCAGCCCGCCGGTGGAGGTCGACTACAAAAGCAACCCCAAAGTCAAGCCGCCCTATTCCTACGCCTCTCTCATTTGCATGGCCATGCAGGCCAGCAAGCAGCCCAAAGTGACTCTGTCCACCATCTACAACTGGATAACGGCGAATTTCTGCTACTACAGACACGCGGAGCCCAGCTGGCAG AACTCAATTCGTCACAACTTGTCCCTCAACAAGTGTTTCAAGAAGGTCCCCAGACAGAAGGACGAGCCGGGGAAAGGAGGCTTCTGGCAGATTGATCCTCAGTATGCTGACATGTTTGTCAACGGCATCTTTAAACGCAGGAGGATGTCTGCTAACCAGTACAACGGCATCGACAGCAGCAGTGGCGGCACACAAAGACAGAGCAAACTGGATCAGGGTTATCACAGCACCCAAAATGGCTGCCCTTACCAAGGTGTGGGCGGCAAACGGAAGCACCTGTCCTCGAAAATCAGCAACCATGTGATGAGGGTGACTGAGTCTCCTCTGCTAGCGACAGAGGCTCACAAAGCAGACATCCTGAGGGGGGACTTTGACCTGGCGTCCGTGTTCGACGACGTCCTGAGCGGGGACTGTAGCAACTTCGATGATTTGGACATCAACACGGCGCTGAGCTCCCTGGGGTGCGATATGGAGGTTTCCATGCAGGGGAGGCAGCATTCGGCAGTGAGGTGGTGCGGGGCAGGCGACCTCTTGGGTCAGAGCCAGCATCTGAGCCACCACCAGTCCTACGGCTACATGGACTTGAGCGGCGCCGCGATGGAGTGCGCGGCCAACCTGGGGGAGCTCCACGTGCCGCTGTCGCAGCATGCGCAGCGGCAGCAACTTGCGCCGCAGCTTGACCAGGATCAGCTGCTCCAGAGCCAACACCACCTGCAGCAGTTCGATGAGCCCGCCACGCTGTTCCCGGAGCCGCCAGAGGAGGCGATGCTGCAGCCCTGGGAGGAAATCAAAGAGGAGGCGCAggccatccctctctctctggatcaGGGCTTCGGCCTGTGCGATGGCTTCTTCACGGAGATGCAGCCATGGGAGCGAGTGGAAGCCtatctgtga